The following proteins are encoded in a genomic region of Desulfuribacillus stibiiarsenatis:
- a CDS encoding DUF4011 domain-containing protein yields MANIDFKLDIWKKKLLDLGKRNRLINFRESKRSSLNITSPELEDLFQRLVGDEDTLTFPYPMDKQLDEEDSYEARTEIIGGDLETDHTIKEQQRTLKALRDKAKTAMEEQGVNILYLSFGFLNWSESTDSSLNIVSPLVLVPVSITIASITEPYKLTIHEDEIVVNPTLAHKLENDFRIILPDFDFQNEEITNFLNRVAELVKRSGWKVETRTSLSLLSFLKINMYYDLNNNLQKLKNNGIVKALCGDCSEVTEVPEELNDYDHDTKDRPVNIYQVVDADSSQQDAVALSKRGISFVLQGPPGTGKSQTITNIISEALAGGKKVLFVSEKMAALEVVHRRLTHSGLADFCLILHSHKANKREILKSLGDTLRLDRVSVKEDALYQLEVLKNEREKLNAYCKQLHTTCLPLNRTIYEANGILAKLYYAPDVIFSLENVVQTTQEELRKYNYLLSTLVNTIGKLSEDYATNPWKGCIVEQVSHELRQNIDVRLNKLLSQVSSISADINHAFQKCSLDNYLTINTMKDYEELFEFCGTSAVIPQLWLECSNIKELLSQAKDFDKLKKEHSNIATKLLSDYTNDIFELDSQQISVGVDECLKSLFSKLDNDCYKEERDVFVSMGRLLSLCNDLNADIRALLSFANHISNELQIKEPKSLVEVKKLYEFTFSFTQKILPSESWFEADKSKVRYDLLKQAKENQKVIDSIKADIFSVYEKEVIGVAYSDMLKRFKTEYTSFFKIFKKSYKQDCLEIRGFRTIPVKKILDNEILDLLNKLKTIHEKSKWFEEQNGILKEMLGGLFNNEFTSYEDIENAFTAFEKITDYFDQIIPSNIKQFLLSGENYKMHSKRVSEIAATMNSCNIIDYRSILIDKNIETNDLSDTLQESERIGSLLTVLMVELNKIESVSKGHKDYDFHKNSLVSLMRLQEIERLIKTQEERLKDQYQFLYKGIDTDWEHILSSLLWASKFKDYIRQFNLSAEFQNMTVSGKIAEIASTCVGLLRESSERMSDNIEWFDNLFADEYSIKELNIFALQDKIEGCLGNVAGLEEWIDFTNARKDCETEGLSSFISLVLEQRIDKSLIIDAFNKRFYRLWLDAILPQFPAVHGFRSRNHTETIKSFAKLDKVQMDITKLRIRERLISNLPDVNRITSAVDEVGILRRELGKQKKIMPIRKLFARIPTLLPCLKPCLMMSPLSVSLFLQSESYNFDLVIFDEASQVCTENAVGAIMRAKQVVIAGDSKQLPPTNFFNASISDGDFDTDDEELDDSIVYESVLDEAVTVLPERSLKWHYRSRHEDLIAFSNAKIYRNSLVTFPSHVDKVPDYGVEYIYVENGVYDRAGKRNNIYEAKKVASLVFEQLSEYPKRSIGVITFSEAQQQAVDSAIRKLRIEKPLFEEFFNEDRDEPFFIKNIENVQGDERDTIIFSIGYAKDANGVMYMNFGPLSKDGGYRRLNVAITRAKYNIKLVGSIHPTDIRLENTNAEGVRMLRTYIEFAINGTSVLANELTYDKFVNVESPFEESVYDFLVSKGFSVQPQVGCSGYRIDLAVKHPTLDGRFALGVECDGATYHSSRTARERDRLRQSVLEDIGWRIYRIWSTDWIKDPVTEGVKLVEAVNKAISEYTEDISYINASLDEQSTPEISTENYLFVNDVDEQSNDAIDNNGFGFSTYQEADIWSIPRVDYSITDLRNIIELVVKTEYPIHFELLCKRVAPVYGNQKATVKIRREVEYGLSKMMGNIVRKGDFLYPVNYESIIPRIPKDSGKIRPIIYISPEELRNAMLIIISQSFGITKQSLFQVTAREYLFNRMGANIVAAFDEAFEILIINKEVEVIENRVTVTRAQ; encoded by the coding sequence ATGGCAAATATTGATTTCAAATTAGACATTTGGAAAAAGAAACTATTGGATTTAGGTAAGAGAAACCGATTAATTAACTTTCGAGAGTCTAAGCGTTCTAGTTTAAATATTACATCACCTGAGTTGGAAGATCTCTTTCAGCGCCTTGTTGGGGATGAAGATACTTTGACATTCCCTTATCCAATGGATAAGCAATTGGATGAAGAAGATTCTTATGAAGCAAGAACAGAAATCATTGGTGGTGACCTCGAAACAGATCATACAATAAAAGAGCAACAACGGACACTTAAAGCTCTTCGTGATAAGGCTAAAACAGCTATGGAAGAACAGGGTGTTAATATTCTTTACCTCTCCTTTGGATTTTTAAATTGGTCTGAAAGTACCGATTCTTCACTTAATATAGTATCCCCTTTAGTTTTAGTGCCTGTTTCTATTACAATAGCATCAATAACAGAGCCTTATAAACTAACAATTCACGAAGATGAAATTGTTGTTAATCCAACGCTAGCTCACAAATTGGAAAATGATTTTCGAATAATTCTCCCTGACTTTGACTTTCAAAACGAAGAAATAACAAATTTTTTAAACCGAGTAGCAGAACTAGTGAAAAGAAGCGGATGGAAAGTTGAGACAAGAACCAGTCTTTCTTTGCTATCTTTTCTGAAGATTAATATGTACTATGATTTAAACAATAATCTCCAAAAGCTTAAAAACAATGGAATAGTAAAAGCCTTATGTGGGGATTGTAGTGAAGTGACGGAGGTGCCAGAAGAACTTAATGATTATGATCATGATACAAAGGATAGACCAGTAAATATTTATCAGGTTGTAGATGCCGATTCGAGTCAACAGGATGCTGTAGCGCTCTCTAAGAGAGGTATTAGTTTTGTTTTACAAGGGCCACCAGGAACTGGTAAAAGCCAAACAATTACTAATATTATTTCTGAAGCTTTAGCTGGCGGTAAGAAGGTATTATTTGTCTCAGAGAAGATGGCAGCACTTGAAGTGGTTCATAGACGACTCACGCACTCTGGACTTGCTGACTTCTGTTTGATTTTACATAGCCATAAAGCGAATAAACGTGAAATACTGAAAAGTTTAGGAGATACACTAAGACTAGATCGTGTATCAGTTAAAGAAGATGCTCTGTATCAATTAGAGGTATTAAAGAACGAAAGAGAAAAATTAAATGCTTATTGTAAACAATTACATACTACTTGTTTACCACTAAATAGAACAATATATGAAGCTAATGGTATTTTAGCAAAATTGTACTACGCACCAGATGTGATTTTTTCTTTAGAAAATGTGGTGCAAACTACTCAAGAAGAGTTACGTAAATATAATTATTTATTGTCTACATTAGTCAATACTATTGGGAAATTAAGTGAAGACTATGCTACTAATCCTTGGAAGGGATGCATTGTAGAACAAGTGTCGCATGAGCTACGGCAGAATATAGACGTACGGCTTAATAAATTACTATCTCAGGTGTCGAGTATTTCCGCAGATATAAATCACGCTTTTCAAAAGTGTTCCCTAGATAATTATTTGACTATCAATACTATGAAAGATTATGAAGAACTGTTTGAATTTTGTGGTACATCAGCTGTAATACCACAATTGTGGCTTGAATGCAGTAATATTAAGGAATTACTATCGCAAGCAAAGGATTTTGATAAATTAAAGAAGGAACATTCAAATATTGCTACTAAATTATTAAGTGACTATACAAATGACATTTTCGAGTTAGATAGTCAACAGATAAGTGTGGGTGTAGATGAATGCCTTAAATCCCTTTTTTCTAAACTCGACAATGATTGTTATAAAGAAGAGCGAGATGTCTTTGTCTCAATGGGACGTCTATTATCGTTATGTAACGACTTAAATGCAGATATTAGAGCACTCTTATCTTTTGCGAATCATATATCAAATGAATTACAAATAAAAGAACCAAAGTCCTTGGTCGAAGTAAAGAAACTGTATGAATTTACATTTTCTTTCACACAAAAGATATTGCCTTCAGAAAGTTGGTTTGAAGCAGATAAAAGTAAAGTCCGATATGACCTACTAAAGCAAGCGAAAGAAAACCAAAAGGTCATAGATTCAATTAAAGCAGATATTTTTTCAGTTTACGAAAAGGAAGTTATAGGTGTTGCATACTCGGATATGCTTAAGAGGTTCAAAACTGAATATACTTCTTTTTTTAAAATATTTAAGAAGTCATACAAACAGGATTGTTTGGAAATCAGGGGGTTTCGAACCATTCCTGTAAAAAAAATACTAGATAATGAAATACTCGATTTGTTAAATAAATTAAAAACTATACATGAAAAATCTAAGTGGTTTGAAGAGCAGAATGGTATTTTGAAAGAAATGCTGGGAGGACTCTTTAATAATGAATTTACTAGCTATGAAGATATAGAAAATGCATTTACTGCTTTTGAAAAAATCACAGATTATTTTGATCAAATAATACCTTCTAATATTAAACAATTTCTTTTGAGTGGAGAAAATTACAAGATGCACTCTAAGAGAGTTTCTGAAATAGCAGCAACTATGAATTCATGTAATATAATTGATTATCGCTCAATTTTGATAGACAAGAATATTGAAACTAATGATTTAAGTGATACTCTGCAAGAGAGTGAAAGAATTGGATCTCTTCTTACTGTTTTGATGGTTGAATTAAATAAAATTGAATCAGTTTCTAAAGGTCATAAAGACTACGATTTCCATAAAAATAGCCTAGTTAGTCTTATGCGGTTACAAGAGATTGAAAGGTTAATTAAGACACAGGAGGAAAGGTTAAAAGACCAATATCAATTTTTATATAAAGGCATTGATACTGACTGGGAACACATACTATCTTCTCTATTGTGGGCTAGCAAATTCAAAGATTATATTCGGCAGTTTAATCTATCAGCTGAATTTCAGAATATGACAGTGTCGGGTAAAATAGCAGAAATAGCAAGTACTTGTGTTGGGCTATTAAGAGAATCGAGTGAACGGATGTCAGATAATATTGAATGGTTTGATAACCTTTTCGCAGATGAATACAGTATAAAAGAACTAAATATCTTTGCCTTACAAGATAAAATTGAGGGCTGTCTAGGAAATGTTGCAGGTTTAGAAGAATGGATAGATTTTACAAATGCAAGAAAAGACTGTGAAACAGAAGGACTGTCTAGTTTTATTAGCTTAGTGCTTGAACAGCGTATTGACAAGTCATTGATTATTGATGCATTTAATAAACGATTTTATCGGCTGTGGCTAGATGCAATCTTACCTCAATTCCCAGCAGTGCATGGTTTTCGCAGTCGAAACCATACTGAAACCATAAAAAGTTTTGCGAAACTTGATAAGGTTCAAATGGATATCACAAAGTTACGTATTAGAGAAAGGCTGATTTCAAATTTGCCAGATGTGAATAGAATAACATCCGCTGTGGATGAAGTCGGCATTCTAAGACGAGAACTTGGAAAACAGAAAAAAATAATGCCTATAAGAAAATTGTTTGCAAGAATACCTACATTACTCCCTTGTTTAAAACCTTGCCTAATGATGTCGCCTTTATCAGTAAGTCTATTTCTACAATCTGAAAGTTATAATTTTGACTTAGTAATTTTTGATGAAGCCTCACAAGTCTGTACTGAAAACGCTGTGGGTGCAATAATGAGAGCAAAACAAGTGGTGATTGCTGGAGATAGCAAACAGTTACCACCTACTAATTTCTTCAATGCCTCTATATCTGATGGGGATTTCGATACTGATGATGAAGAGCTCGATGATTCTATTGTTTATGAATCGGTATTGGATGAGGCTGTTACTGTACTGCCAGAACGATCCCTGAAATGGCACTATAGAAGTCGCCATGAAGATTTAATTGCCTTTTCGAATGCTAAAATATACCGAAATTCATTGGTTACATTTCCATCGCATGTGGATAAAGTACCAGACTATGGTGTTGAATATATCTATGTAGAGAATGGGGTATACGATAGAGCTGGGAAAAGAAACAATATTTACGAGGCTAAAAAAGTGGCTTCTCTTGTTTTTGAACAGCTATCTGAGTATCCTAAAAGGTCGATAGGTGTCATTACATTTAGTGAAGCCCAACAACAAGCAGTGGATTCTGCTATAAGAAAGTTGCGTATCGAGAAACCACTGTTTGAAGAGTTTTTCAATGAAGATAGAGATGAACCATTCTTCATAAAAAATATAGAAAATGTCCAAGGAGACGAAAGAGATACGATTATTTTCAGCATTGGATATGCTAAAGATGCTAATGGAGTCATGTATATGAATTTTGGACCTTTAAGTAAGGATGGAGGTTATCGTAGACTCAATGTAGCAATAACAAGAGCAAAATATAACATTAAATTAGTAGGTTCGATCCATCCAACAGACATTAGGCTTGAAAACACTAATGCGGAAGGTGTAAGAATGCTACGAACATATATTGAGTTTGCAATCAACGGTACTAGCGTTTTGGCAAATGAACTCACATATGATAAGTTCGTTAATGTTGAATCGCCTTTTGAAGAGTCGGTCTATGATTTTTTAGTTTCTAAAGGATTTAGCGTGCAGCCGCAGGTTGGTTGCTCTGGTTATCGTATTGATTTAGCAGTAAAACATCCGACGCTAGATGGTAGGTTTGCTCTTGGGGTAGAATGTGATGGAGCTACATATCATTCTTCTCGTACTGCAAGAGAACGGGATCGTTTAAGACAAAGTGTTCTTGAAGATATTGGTTGGAGAATTTATCGCATATGGTCAACTGATTGGATTAAAGATCCTGTAACTGAAGGTGTTAAGCTAGTTGAAGCTGTAAATAAAGCAATTTCAGAATATACAGAAGATATTTCGTATATCAATGCTTCCTTGGATGAACAATCTACACCAGAGATCAGTACTGAAAATTATCTGTTTGTTAACGACGTAGATGAACAAAGCAATGATGCAATAGATAATAATGGGTTCGGGTTTTCGACATATCAGGAGGCTGATATTTGGTCAATACCAAGAGTAGACTATTCAATAACAGATTTACGCAATATCATAGAACTTGTCGTAAAGACTGAGTATCCTATACACTTTGAGTTGCTTTGCAAGCGGGTCGCTCCAGTGTATGGAAATCAGAAAGCTACAGTTAAAATTCGCCGAGAAGTTGAATATGGATTGAGTAAAATGATGGGCAATATAGTTAGGAAAGGAGATTTCTTGTATCCTGTTAATTATGAGTCTATAATTCCACGCATACCAAAAGACAGTGGAAAAATAAGACCAATAATCTATATAAGTCCAGAAGAGCTAAGAAATGCTATGCTAATAATTATCTCCCAAAGTTTTGGAATCACAAAGCAGAGTCTTTTTCAAGTGACAGCAAGAGAATATCTGTTTAATCGTATGGGAGCTAATATAGTGGCTGCTTTTGATGAAGCATTTGAAATATTAATCATTAACAAAGAAGTTGAAGTAATTGAAAACAGGGTTACAGTCACCAGAGCTCAATAA
- a CDS encoding exosporium glycoprotein BclB-related protein produces MGILPGPPGPPGPQGPQGPQGPPGPEGPPGPGSIIPFASGPITTLTTVLGGLAGTQSLVGFGANTVALLVGGIIDTTGLESFSFSMPRDGEITSIAAYFSVGAELSLIGSEVSITAQLYSSTTPDNNFSPIPGTIVNLTPSLTGIVNIGTNVSGITTGLSIPVTAETRIMMVFSVAVTGGIDIATIVSGFASAGVSII; encoded by the coding sequence ATGGGTATACTACCAGGACCTCCTGGGCCTCCAGGACCTCAAGGACCTCAAGGACCTCAAGGACCTCCAGGACCAGAAGGGCCTCCAGGGCCAGGTTCCATAATCCCATTTGCTTCAGGGCCTATTACCACCTTAACAACTGTATTAGGTGGCTTAGCTGGAACTCAATCTCTAGTTGGATTTGGAGCAAATACAGTTGCATTACTCGTTGGTGGAATCATCGACACTACTGGATTGGAAAGCTTTTCCTTTTCAATGCCGAGAGATGGTGAAATCACGTCTATCGCTGCCTATTTTAGCGTAGGAGCTGAGTTATCGCTAATAGGAAGTGAAGTCAGCATCACAGCACAGCTTTACAGCTCCACTACACCGGATAACAATTTTAGTCCAATACCAGGTACAATTGTAAATCTAACCCCATCTTTAACTGGGATTGTCAATATCGGTACTAATGTTAGTGGTATCACCACTGGTCTCTCCATTCCTGTAACGGCTGAAACCCGTATAATGATGGTATTCTCGGTCGCAGTGACAGGCGGTATCGATATTGCTACCATTGTTAGTGGTTTTGCAAGTGCTGGAGTATCTATCATTTAG
- a CDS encoding YheC/YheD family protein translates to MEERKMGYLPLIGIMVSTNRGRIYALKRYQQPYNLDMRVFAFTPKDINWKSRRINGVSWTRGGWKKRSFPFPDAVYNRCYNKTNTINNSIEKAIGKKCFNMITCFNKWIIYNMLKNSQMEEYLPNTFLYHEVNVANVLEQYKLMYLKPVYGSQGINVNRIELVENGEILISSHSLPPRYIIRENEGIQEKLSEVVKQKSRYILQEGISPKQIEHSDYDLRVLVQKNMNGEWEATTISNRVAYDNYFNTSIYKAIYNAEIYLPEILFNKEEGERILQELKEVSVKVASILDYQIGLLGELSVDFMLGENNKLKIIEVNGRPQKNIYDDIEDLKNKDIIYKRPLEYAWYLSRL, encoded by the coding sequence ATGGAGGAGAGAAAAATGGGGTATCTTCCCTTGATAGGCATTATGGTTTCTACAAATAGGGGCAGAATCTATGCTTTAAAACGATACCAGCAGCCTTATAATCTAGATATGAGAGTTTTCGCATTCACTCCAAAGGATATTAATTGGAAGAGTCGACGTATTAATGGAGTAAGTTGGACAAGGGGAGGATGGAAAAAGAGATCATTTCCATTTCCTGATGCGGTATACAACCGCTGTTATAATAAAACAAACACTATTAATAATTCGATTGAAAAGGCTATTGGTAAAAAATGTTTCAATATGATCACTTGTTTTAATAAATGGATTATATACAATATGTTAAAAAATTCGCAGATGGAAGAGTATCTACCAAATACTTTTCTCTATCATGAAGTAAACGTTGCTAATGTCCTAGAACAGTATAAACTGATGTATCTCAAACCAGTTTATGGTTCACAAGGTATCAATGTAAATCGGATAGAGCTAGTAGAAAATGGAGAAATCTTAATTTCCTCGCACAGCTTGCCACCAAGATATATTATTAGAGAAAATGAAGGAATACAAGAAAAGTTAAGTGAAGTTGTAAAACAAAAGAGTCGATATATATTGCAAGAAGGCATCAGCCCAAAACAGATAGAGCATAGTGATTATGATTTGCGAGTATTAGTACAAAAAAATATGAATGGTGAATGGGAAGCTACTACTATTTCGAACAGAGTGGCTTATGACAATTATTTTAATACATCAATATATAAAGCGATTTATAATGCCGAGATATATTTGCCTGAAATTTTGTTCAATAAAGAGGAAGGCGAAAGAATTCTTCAAGAATTGAAAGAAGTAAGTGTTAAAGTTGCCAGTATATTAGATTATCAAATTGGTTTATTAGGTGAGTTGAGTGTAGACTTTATGTTGGGTGAGAACAATAAACTAAAGATTATTGAGGTTAATGGAAGACCACAGAAAAATATTTATGACGATATAGAGGATTTGAAGAATAAAGATATAATTTACAAAAGACCTCTCGAGTACGCATGGTATTTATCGAGATTATAG
- a CDS encoding PadR family transcriptional regulator: MSVNKEMLKGSTVVLVLSMLDRESMYGYQMIKEIEKESSGIFSFKEGTLYPILHSLESKDMIESYWSGNEGRKRKYYCITTKGKSELKEKQQEWVIFRSAVDKVLTGGRFLHGLRS, encoded by the coding sequence ATGTCGGTAAATAAGGAGATGCTTAAAGGTAGTACTGTAGTATTAGTTTTAAGTATGCTTGACCGTGAATCCATGTATGGTTACCAGATGATTAAAGAAATTGAAAAGGAATCAAGCGGTATCTTTAGTTTCAAAGAAGGAACCCTTTATCCTATTCTCCACTCGTTAGAGTCAAAAGATATGATAGAATCCTATTGGTCTGGAAATGAAGGCAGAAAAAGAAAATATTATTGTATTACTACTAAAGGTAAATCAGAATTAAAGGAAAAACAACAAGAATGGGTTATATTCCGTTCAGCAGTTGATAAAGTTTTAACAGGGGGGAGGTTTTTGCATGGACTTAGGTCATAA
- a CDS encoding CBO0543 family protein yields the protein MSEYIELMKEILSQPMAPDYELVKEMKWQLWVVSLNHWYFDDIRKWTWWLSLAFTVVPLYIWWKVVDKKRLLEIVIIGLLANITSSFLDIVGSEAVLWGYPDRLFPNLPRVLPVDFTVIPVTYMLIYQYFPTWKHYIIAIVSMSLLFSFVAEPILVAIGLYEIYYWEYIYSFPIYIAMGIVIRWLTDTFRNIYLLHNKH from the coding sequence ATGAGCGAATATATCGAATTGATGAAAGAAATTTTATCTCAGCCTATGGCTCCTGATTACGAATTGGTAAAGGAGATGAAGTGGCAGTTATGGGTTGTTTCATTAAATCACTGGTACTTCGATGATATAAGGAAATGGACCTGGTGGTTAAGCTTAGCCTTCACCGTTGTTCCTCTGTATATTTGGTGGAAGGTGGTAGATAAGAAAAGACTTTTGGAAATAGTTATCATAGGACTATTAGCAAATATAACTTCTTCATTTTTGGATATTGTCGGTTCAGAAGCAGTACTTTGGGGCTATCCCGATCGGTTATTTCCTAATCTTCCAAGAGTTCTGCCAGTCGATTTTACCGTTATCCCCGTAACTTATATGTTGATTTATCAATACTTTCCTACTTGGAAGCATTATATAATTGCAATCGTGAGTATGTCTCTTCTTTTTTCCTTTGTTGCAGAACCTATCCTTGTTGCAATTGGTTTATATGAAATATATTATTGGGAATATATCTACTCGTTTCCGATATATATTGCTATGGGTATTGTCATTAGGTGGCTAACGGATACATTCCGAAATATTTATTTACTTCACAATAAACATTGA
- a CDS encoding FtsW/RodA/SpoVE family cell cycle protein, with amino-acid sequence MDLGHNKEIQNYISKVCTQVRFHDVHQDVKLELEAHIQEIIEEYSKQGFSEKQAVKQALVQMGDADIVGKQLDLVHKPKPDWTILVLSFLFVSMGLLAMYLIQKQSLLTYDIKLFEKSLLYSLMSLIAIIGLYYIDYRKLERFSKHIYLGTFIILIFTVFWGIQLNGSKSWLIIGPFSVNFVAVSPFLFIAALSGIFNKWDWRNHFKLLQGLALFAMPLILILIAPSISTGAIYVVAGIVLMIVSGAKLKQILLIPGSIMAMLILFIMTEPHRLNRLFTFLNPESDPSGSGWLNIQLSEIISHSGLLGQGLTFNPQIIPELHTDFVFAFITYTFGWIASILLITFVVIFLVRIGGIARQVKSNYGKLLISGFLPILVIQFLWNIFMNLGLAPLTTVGLPFISYGGSQLIINAALVGIISSIYRRKNISQNYSLS; translated from the coding sequence ATGGACTTAGGTCATAATAAAGAAATTCAGAATTATATTAGCAAAGTATGCACACAAGTTAGATTTCATGATGTCCATCAAGATGTAAAATTAGAACTAGAAGCTCATATACAAGAAATTATAGAAGAATATTCAAAACAAGGCTTTTCTGAAAAGCAAGCTGTCAAGCAGGCCCTTGTTCAAATGGGGGATGCTGATATTGTAGGAAAACAGCTAGATTTAGTTCACAAACCTAAGCCTGACTGGACCATTTTAGTACTATCCTTTCTTTTTGTGAGTATGGGATTATTAGCAATGTACTTGATACAGAAACAGAGTTTGCTTACATATGATATCAAATTATTTGAAAAAAGTTTACTCTATTCACTAATGAGTTTAATTGCTATTATCGGTTTGTACTATATTGATTACAGAAAACTAGAAAGGTTTTCTAAACATATTTATCTAGGTACCTTTATAATTCTCATTTTTACAGTTTTCTGGGGTATTCAATTAAATGGTAGTAAAAGTTGGTTAATAATAGGGCCATTTAGTGTTAATTTTGTAGCAGTAAGCCCTTTTTTATTTATCGCAGCCCTGTCAGGTATCTTTAATAAATGGGACTGGAGAAACCATTTTAAGTTGTTGCAAGGTTTAGCATTGTTCGCAATGCCGCTAATTTTGATTTTAATAGCACCTTCAATTTCAACAGGTGCTATTTATGTAGTAGCTGGTATTGTTTTAATGATTGTTTCAGGTGCAAAACTGAAGCAGATCCTATTAATACCAGGTTCAATTATGGCTATGCTAATTCTGTTTATTATGACTGAGCCACACAGACTTAATAGACTCTTTACATTTTTAAATCCTGAAAGCGATCCATCAGGAAGCGGATGGTTAAACATTCAGCTAAGTGAAATAATCTCTCATTCAGGGCTTTTGGGTCAAGGACTTACGTTTAACCCCCAAATAATACCTGAGCTTCATACTGACTTTGTTTTTGCCTTTATCACTTATACCTTTGGGTGGATAGCAAGTATTTTGCTTATTACTTTTGTTGTTATATTTTTGGTTCGCATTGGGGGTATAGCAAGACAAGTAAAAAGTAATTATGGCAAACTATTAATAAGTGGTTTTCTTCCCATTCTAGTAATACAGTTTTTATGGAATATATTTATGAATTTAGGACTAGCACCTTTAACAACAGTGGGATTACCTTTTATAAGTTATGGTGGTTCACAGCTCATCATTAATGCAGCGCTAGTTGGAATTATATCAAGCATTTATAGGCGAAAGAATATTTCCCAAAACTATTCATTATCTTAA
- a CDS encoding methylated-DNA--[protein]-cysteine S-methyltransferase, whose product MEKLYIYKYDSPIGTLTVASDGHGITGLWTKNEPFIENDDTIQEVTAKELAIFEQTRRWLDAYFAGKDPGFIPPVKTEGTEFRESIWKILCEIPHGQVITYGDIAKRIALQTGKAKMSSQAVGGAVGSNPISIIIPCHRVVGRKGALTGYAGGIDVKARLLEIEGHDMCKFNNQHQKEG is encoded by the coding sequence ATGGAAAAGCTATACATATATAAGTATGATTCACCGATTGGTACACTTACGGTCGCTAGTGATGGACACGGTATTACTGGTCTATGGACTAAAAACGAGCCATTTATAGAAAACGACGATACAATCCAAGAAGTTACCGCAAAAGAACTAGCGATTTTCGAGCAGACAAGACGTTGGTTGGACGCGTATTTCGCCGGGAAAGATCCTGGTTTCATACCTCCAGTGAAAACAGAGGGAACTGAGTTTCGGGAATCTATATGGAAAATCCTTTGCGAGATTCCACATGGACAGGTTATAACCTATGGTGATATCGCTAAGAGAATAGCGCTACAAACGGGGAAAGCAAAAATGTCGTCCCAGGCGGTTGGTGGAGCAGTCGGCAGCAACCCTATTTCTATCATCATTCCTTGTCATCGAGTTGTTGGTAGAAAGGGAGCCCTGACAGGCTATGCTGGTGGGATTGATGTGAAAGCCCGTTTATTAGAAATTGAAGGTCATGATATGTGCAAATTTAATAATCAGCATCAGAAAGAAGGTTAG